Proteins encoded together in one Nostoc sp. PCC 7524 window:
- the phnD gene encoding phosphonate ABC transporter substrate-binding protein encodes MDRRLFIQQGSLFTISLASAKILSACTSNTDNSDAAIKEINFGVLSTESQSNQKPLWEPFAAAMSKEIGIPIKPFYVTQYAAVIEAMRFGKVQAAWLGGKSYIEAAKVAEAEAFAQVVSADGSKGYYSHLIANKDNPITAEAIAAGGDKYVIQNAAKLTFAFNDPNSTSGFLVPSYYVFNKNNVDPKKAFKRLIFAGSHEASALAVANKQVDVATVSNEALKRLERTNPTARQKIEIIWQSPLIPSDPIVYRRDLPADIKKKLQNFFYNYKDAKVLEPFEISGFVPAEDKNWHTIRELEIAKQIQETQAKENLSEQEKQQKIAELNQQLKEIQ; translated from the coding sequence ATGGACAGAAGGTTATTTATTCAGCAGGGTTCTTTGTTTACCATATCTTTGGCTAGTGCCAAGATACTTTCAGCTTGTACTTCTAATACTGATAACAGTGACGCAGCAATTAAAGAAATTAACTTTGGGGTTCTGTCTACAGAATCTCAGTCTAATCAAAAACCTTTATGGGAACCTTTTGCTGCTGCTATGTCAAAAGAGATTGGGATTCCTATTAAACCCTTTTATGTTACACAGTATGCAGCAGTCATCGAAGCCATGCGCTTTGGGAAAGTGCAGGCAGCTTGGTTAGGTGGCAAATCTTATATTGAAGCAGCAAAAGTTGCTGAGGCTGAAGCTTTTGCTCAGGTTGTCAGTGCAGATGGTAGTAAGGGTTACTATTCACATTTAATTGCTAATAAAGATAACCCCATCACAGCAGAAGCTATAGCAGCAGGCGGCGATAAATATGTAATTCAAAACGCTGCCAAGCTGACTTTTGCATTTAATGATCCTAATTCTACTTCTGGATTTTTAGTTCCCAGTTACTATGTTTTTAATAAAAATAATGTTGATCCCAAAAAAGCTTTTAAACGCTTAATTTTTGCTGGTAGTCATGAAGCTAGTGCTTTGGCTGTAGCAAATAAACAAGTAGACGTAGCTACCGTTAGTAATGAAGCATTAAAGCGTCTAGAAAGAACCAATCCTACAGCTAGACAGAAGATTGAAATCATTTGGCAATCACCGCTAATTCCTAGTGATCCAATTGTTTATCGTCGAGATTTACCAGCAGATATCAAAAAGAAATTGCAAAATTTTTTCTATAACTACAAAGACGCTAAAGTTTTAGAACCATTTGAAATTTCTGGTTTTGTACCTGCTGAAGACAAAAATTGGCACACAATTCGAGAGTTGGAAATTGCCAAACAAATCCAAGAGACTCAAGCCAAAGAAAATCTTAGTGAGCAAGAAAAACAGCAGAAAATAGCAGAACTCAATCAGCAACTGAAAGAAATTCAATAA
- the phnD gene encoding phosphonate ABC transporter substrate-binding protein, with translation MKRRIFLERSALFGASFLGTQTISTITNNWIEPAQAASIKELNFGIISTESQANQRPLWEPFIAALSKSIGIPVKAFYATQYAGVIEAMRFGQVHIAWYGGKSYIEAARIANAEAFAQTVGTDGKKGYYSHLITNRDNPIAAAAKRQGGDKYVIQNAAKLTFAFNDPNSTSGFLVPSYYVFAKNKVDPKKIFKRLIFSGSHEATALAVANKQIDVATNNNESLERLEKTNPAAYKKIEIIWTSPIIPSDPIAYRKDLPADIKRKLRNFFYTFKDRKILEPLQWSALVPANDKTWNPIRELDIAKQVLELQSKPRLSNEEKQKLNNLNNQLRALQRR, from the coding sequence ATGAAAAGAAGAATATTTCTAGAACGATCTGCCTTATTTGGTGCATCTTTCTTAGGAACTCAAACGATTTCTACTATTACCAATAACTGGATTGAACCAGCACAAGCAGCATCAATTAAAGAACTGAACTTTGGGATTATTTCTACAGAATCTCAAGCTAATCAAAGACCTTTGTGGGAACCTTTTATTGCTGCTTTATCAAAGTCTATAGGTATTCCCGTTAAAGCCTTTTATGCTACCCAATATGCAGGCGTAATTGAAGCTATGCGCTTTGGTCAAGTACACATAGCTTGGTATGGTGGTAAATCTTATATTGAAGCTGCCAGAATAGCTAATGCCGAAGCCTTCGCTCAAACTGTTGGCACAGATGGCAAGAAAGGCTACTACTCTCACTTAATTACTAATCGAGATAATCCCATCGCAGCAGCAGCGAAAAGACAAGGTGGTGATAAGTATGTCATTCAAAATGCTGCTAAGTTAACTTTCGCTTTCAACGATCCCAACTCCACTTCTGGATTTTTAGTACCAAGTTACTATGTATTCGCCAAAAATAAAGTTGATCCCAAGAAAATTTTTAAACGGTTAATTTTTTCTGGTAGTCATGAAGCAACAGCCTTAGCAGTAGCTAATAAGCAGATAGATGTAGCTACAAATAATAATGAGTCTTTAGAGAGATTAGAAAAAACTAATCCTGCCGCATATAAAAAGATTGAAATTATTTGGACATCACCAATTATTCCTAGTGATCCCATTGCTTATCGCAAGGATTTACCAGCAGATATTAAACGGAAATTGCGTAATTTCTTCTACACTTTTAAAGACAGAAAGATTCTTGAACCTTTGCAGTGGTCAGCTTTAGTTCCAGCTAATGATAAAACATGGAATCCTATTCGAGAACTAGACATTGCTAAACAGGTTTTAGAATTGCAGTCTAAACCTAGATTGAGTAATGAGGAGAAGCAGAAACTAAATAATCTCAATAATCAATTACGCGCATTACAAAGACGTTAG
- the phnC gene encoding phosphonate ABC transporter ATP-binding protein, which yields MANTVAIEISNLSKSFKGKSALQKVCCTINEGEMVALVGASGSGKSTLLRHINGLQVGDAGAIFVFGMVLQSQGKLHSRIRHLRSQIGCIFQQFNLVNRLTVIENVLVGNLARLSFIRSALHLFSKTEKLQALAALERVGILEQAYKRASMLSGGQQQRVAIARCLVQGAKIILADEPIASLDPESARKVMELLVQLNRQSGITVVVSLHQIQMVRRYFDRAIALRDGEVMFDGATVELDDHKLNEIYGTAAEELVLRGHGELLV from the coding sequence ATGGCGAACACAGTGGCTATAGAAATTAGTAACCTGTCTAAAAGTTTTAAAGGTAAGTCAGCACTACAGAAAGTATGCTGTACTATCAATGAGGGCGAAATGGTGGCGCTTGTAGGTGCATCTGGCTCAGGAAAATCTACACTCCTGCGGCATATCAATGGCTTGCAAGTTGGAGATGCCGGAGCTATTTTCGTTTTTGGTATGGTTCTGCAAAGTCAGGGTAAATTGCATTCTAGAATTAGGCATTTACGCAGTCAGATAGGCTGTATTTTTCAACAGTTTAATTTAGTCAATAGATTGACCGTTATTGAAAATGTTTTAGTGGGAAACTTAGCAAGATTATCTTTTATACGTTCAGCATTACATTTATTTAGTAAAACAGAAAAACTGCAAGCTCTGGCAGCACTAGAGAGAGTAGGTATTTTAGAACAAGCTTATAAACGAGCTTCCATGTTGTCTGGGGGACAACAGCAGAGAGTAGCGATCGCGCGTTGTTTAGTCCAAGGCGCGAAAATCATCCTGGCAGACGAACCAATCGCCTCTCTCGATCCCGAATCAGCGCGGAAAGTCATGGAATTACTCGTGCAGTTAAATCGCCAGAGCGGAATTACCGTAGTCGTTTCCCTCCACCAAATTCAGATGGTGCGGCGCTACTTTGATCGAGCGATCGCGCTACGAGATGGCGAAGTCATGTTTGATGGTGCAACCGTAGAACTTGATGATCATAAACTCAATGAAATTTACGGTACAGCCGCAGAAGAATTGGTGCTGCGAGGACATGGGGAACTGCTTGTGTAA
- a CDS encoding iron uptake porin, which yields MQKFWLNSLLFSPTILSIFIVAVPGITSEVPTNQVSSNADSLGQVTSVSQLSDVNPSDWAFQALQSLVERYGCIAGYPNQTYRGNRALTRYEFAAGLNACLDQINQLITTSTGELATKEDLATLQKLQEEYAEELQTVRGQVDALEARTATLESRQFSTTTKLRGEAIFGLAGVFGSDRAINTDAQNRGTTRTDLDENVIFADRIRLNFDTSFTGKDRLRVRLQGRNITPFNTAVTGTNQTRLGFDGNESNDVSIATLFYRFPVSDSTTLNIATEGLEYIDEVPALSRNFDSSGSGALSRFGRYNPTYRATEGPGIIINHKFNDALTLTAGYVVPSGVGNDPSNGRGMFNGSYSALGQLTFQPSSQLSLAFTYVNAYYTNGSGVTGSTGTGFANNPFNGARTSVNNYSVSANYKFSPKFTLTAWGGYTNAQAENTAVARSNADIWNWAVQLGLPDFGREGNFAGIVFGAPPYVAENQFVSGANRRQDGDVSYHLEAFYRYKLNDNIAITPGLITIFNPEGNSENPNIYVGVVRTTFTF from the coding sequence ATGCAGAAGTTTTGGTTAAATTCTTTGTTATTTAGTCCAACGATTCTGAGTATATTCATAGTTGCAGTTCCAGGAATTACATCTGAAGTACCTACAAATCAAGTTTCTAGCAACGCAGACAGCCTGGGACAAGTAACTTCAGTATCCCAATTGTCCGATGTCAACCCATCCGATTGGGCATTCCAAGCACTACAATCTCTCGTTGAGCGATATGGTTGCATTGCAGGCTATCCTAACCAAACTTACCGAGGTAATCGTGCTTTAACTCGCTATGAGTTTGCCGCCGGTTTAAATGCTTGTCTAGACCAGATTAATCAACTAATTACTACCAGTACAGGTGAACTAGCAACTAAAGAAGATTTAGCAACACTGCAAAAACTGCAAGAGGAGTATGCAGAGGAGTTGCAAACTGTGCGAGGTCAAGTTGATGCCCTAGAAGCACGTACCGCCACTTTAGAATCTCGGCAATTCTCTACAACTACTAAACTGCGGGGAGAAGCAATTTTTGGACTGGCTGGTGTGTTTGGTTCAGATAGAGCCATTAATACCGATGCCCAAAATCGTGGTACTACCAGAACAGACCTTGATGAAAATGTGATTTTTGCCGATCGCATCCGGTTGAACTTTGACACTAGCTTCACTGGTAAAGACCGGTTGAGAGTGAGGTTACAAGGAAGAAACATCACCCCGTTTAATACAGCCGTAACTGGTACTAACCAAACTCGTTTAGGGTTTGATGGTAATGAATCCAACGATGTCAGCATAGCAACTCTATTTTATCGTTTTCCCGTCAGCGACTCCACAACCCTCAACATCGCAACCGAAGGGTTGGAATATATTGATGAAGTACCTGCTCTCAGTCGCAACTTCGACTCTAGTGGTTCAGGTGCGCTATCTCGTTTTGGACGTTATAACCCAACTTATCGCGCTACAGAAGGGCCGGGTATCATTATTAATCACAAATTCAATGATGCTCTGACTCTAACTGCGGGTTACGTTGTGCCGTCGGGTGTTGGTAATGACCCCAGTAACGGCAGAGGAATGTTTAATGGTAGTTATTCCGCATTAGGACAACTGACTTTCCAGCCAAGCTCACAATTAAGTTTGGCTTTTACTTATGTCAATGCCTATTACACCAACGGTAGCGGAGTCACAGGTAGCACTGGTACTGGTTTTGCTAATAACCCATTCAACGGGGCGCGAACCTCTGTGAATAATTACAGTGTTAGTGCCAATTACAAATTCAGTCCTAAATTTACCCTCACAGCTTGGGGCGGTTACACCAATGCTCAAGCTGAGAATACAGCCGTTGCTAGGAGCAATGCAGATATTTGGAACTGGGCAGTGCAGCTAGGCCTTCCCGATTTTGGTCGGGAGGGAAATTTTGCTGGTATTGTGTTTGGTGCGCCGCCTTACGTTGCTGAAAATCAGTTCGTGAGTGGTGCTAATCGCCGCCAAGATGGTGATGTCTCTTATCATTTAGAAGCCTTCTATAGATATAAGCTGAATGACAACATTGCTATTACTCCAGGATTAATCACTATCTTTAATCCTGAAGGTAATAGCGAAAACCCTAACATCTATGTGGGAGTAGTGCGTACCACTTTTACCTTCTAG
- a CDS encoding mechanosensitive ion channel family protein, producing the protein MLTFLPEILTSGELQIGLLGLVGGFCIFLGGRLFIDQIKIFWQNLFKLQLSDPYQKLIKPNEGLITVVSIIGIIETITVIFPKNQWTNSFEIITSLILAIAASWLASQLFKNFFDFYLLNAAFKSGQKISSELLILFKWLANLIIVFLAILIYAQTHQINVFGLLASLGIGGLAVAFAAQKTLEQVLGGIVLYLDRPFVIDDYIGLPDGTFGRVESIGLRSTRIRTSGKGTLVIVPNSSLTQVNIENFTGAKKLMSILYLKFFRVISSEERALIRQVIINSSNDIFGIDSRNTEVTFKNINSLADVEITQAQVAFFILGTGDVSMELRRQLLDLATQSITQYLKEYGIAFEIEEPTIYVDSPITI; encoded by the coding sequence ATGTTGACTTTTTTACCAGAAATTCTGACAAGTGGAGAGCTACAAATTGGTTTACTTGGTCTAGTGGGAGGATTTTGTATATTTTTAGGAGGACGTTTATTTATTGACCAAATCAAGATATTTTGGCAGAATCTATTTAAACTACAACTGAGTGACCCTTATCAAAAGTTAATCAAGCCAAATGAGGGCTTAATCACTGTCGTTAGTATAATTGGTATTATTGAGACGATTACAGTTATTTTTCCCAAAAATCAGTGGACTAATTCCTTTGAAATTATCACTAGCTTAATATTAGCGATCGCAGCCAGTTGGTTAGCATCACAATTATTTAAAAACTTCTTTGATTTCTATCTATTAAACGCTGCCTTCAAGAGTGGGCAAAAAATCAGTAGCGAGTTACTAATTCTCTTCAAGTGGTTAGCTAATCTGATTATTGTCTTCTTAGCCATTCTCATTTACGCCCAAACACATCAAATTAATGTTTTCGGCTTACTAGCGAGTTTAGGAATTGGTGGTTTAGCAGTAGCCTTTGCCGCCCAAAAAACATTAGAACAAGTTTTAGGGGGAATTGTTCTCTATCTGGATAGACCTTTTGTAATTGATGATTATATTGGTTTACCCGATGGTACTTTTGGCAGAGTTGAGTCTATAGGCTTGAGGTCTACCCGCATTAGAACTTCTGGGAAAGGCACATTAGTTATAGTTCCCAACAGTTCCTTGACACAAGTGAATATTGAAAACTTCACTGGTGCTAAGAAACTCATGTCTATTCTTTATTTAAAATTCTTTCGCGTGATTAGTAGTGAAGAAAGAGCCTTAATTCGTCAGGTAATTATCAATAGTAGCAATGATATTTTCGGTATCGACTCCCGCAATACAGAAGTTACTTTTAAAAATATTAATTCCTTAGCAGATGTAGAGATTACCCAAGCACAAGTTGCTTTCTTTATTTTAGGGACTGGAGATGTATCAATGGAATTGCGTCGTCAACTGCTAGACTTGGCTACTCAAAGCATCACTCAATATTTAAAAGAATATGGTATTGCCTTTGAGATAGAAGAACCAACAATTTATGTTGACTCACCGATTACAATTTAG
- a CDS encoding mechanosensitive ion channel family protein, which yields MTELSNFILKFLQRDTTIYALTKFGIFLFFILISWLVGRYTPSFVRIAIQRFAPQQVASIYNNLIEPIRNLFKITGTLILVSLSLSWIEEYTSVYRFLSPIVDLAVIISLAWLASSLFRQFIRVYGIELVRKFGREVDELLLVFETLANVIIGFIAVLAFAQSQQFNLIGLLTGLGIGGLAVAFAAQKTLEQLLGTIVLYLDRPFVPGEYIRLQKSGQIPEGLFGRVESIGIRSTKIRTAAKSTLFIIPNSILANLEIENITRGKKVMVLLYLDFLHFLADKEQALVQQVIVESTNSLFGIDPGSTSITFLNHHSSKETTRTRVTFFILGSSDNSLQLRKRLLELANEKISKKLINHGIEFTMQEPTIYVESPVTI from the coding sequence ATGACAGAACTTTCCAACTTTATTCTCAAATTTCTCCAACGTGATACAACAATCTATGCTCTGACTAAATTTGGCATATTTCTTTTCTTTATCCTCATATCATGGTTAGTAGGACGCTACACTCCCAGCTTTGTGCGAATTGCTATTCAGCGTTTTGCACCCCAGCAAGTTGCTAGTATTTATAACAACTTAATTGAACCCATTAGAAACTTATTTAAAATCACAGGGACATTAATTCTCGTTTCCCTATCCTTATCATGGATTGAAGAATATACATCAGTCTACAGATTTTTATCACCAATTGTAGATTTAGCTGTGATTATTAGTCTGGCGTGGCTAGCATCAAGCTTATTCCGTCAATTTATTCGTGTGTATGGTATTGAATTAGTACGAAAGTTTGGCAGAGAAGTAGACGAATTACTTTTGGTATTTGAGACTCTGGCCAACGTCATCATTGGATTTATTGCTGTTTTGGCATTTGCTCAAAGCCAACAGTTTAATTTAATCGGGTTATTAACTGGTTTGGGAATTGGGGGTTTAGCCGTGGCTTTTGCGGCTCAAAAAACCCTGGAACAATTGCTAGGAACAATAGTGTTGTATTTAGATAGACCTTTTGTTCCTGGTGAGTATATTCGGTTGCAAAAATCTGGACAAATTCCCGAAGGTTTATTTGGCAGGGTGGAATCAATTGGGATTCGTTCCACTAAAATTCGGACAGCTGCTAAAAGTACCTTGTTTATTATTCCGAATTCTATCTTGGCAAATTTAGAGATAGAAAATATTACGCGCGGTAAAAAAGTCATGGTTTTACTTTACCTTGACTTTTTACATTTCCTAGCAGATAAAGAACAAGCCTTAGTGCAGCAAGTAATTGTTGAGAGTACCAACTCTTTGTTTGGAATTGACCCAGGTAGCACCAGTATTACTTTTTTAAATCACCATTCATCCAAGGAAACCACCCGTACCAGAGTGACATTTTTTATTTTGGGTTCCAGCGATAACTCATTGCAATTGCGTAAGCGTCTTTTAGAGTTGGCAAATGAAAAAATCTCTAAAAAATTAATCAATCATGGCATTGAGTTCACCATGCAAGAACCAACTATTTATGTGGAATCACCTGTGACTATTTGA
- the hisD gene encoding histidinol dehydrogenase, which produces MQLLKTTDNDFAVKFKTLVSDRREATVDVSGTVRDILADVKGRGDAAVKEYTSRFDHFNPESLRLSAIFIAEQAAKCPAGVKAALELAAERISSFHHKQLPQDIGYTDTVGVKLGLNWVSLTQVGIYVPGGRASYPSSVLMNALPAKIAGVERIVMAVPMPRGEINPVVLAAAQVAGVTEIYCIGGAQAIAALAYGTETITPVDKIVGPGNAYVAEAKRQVFGTVGIDSIAGPSEILVVADDKNNPEWIAWDLLSQAEHDPSAQSILITDSETFAQQVIAAVDQVIPQLSTQAAASTSWEKHGAVIIVNDLADSIPLLNQLAPEHVELCVDNPQLLASQIKCAGSMFLGRYTPEAIGDYLGGPNHVLPTARSARFSSGLSVYDFIKRITYLECNQAALQEIGQAAVTLAEAEGLPAHAGSVAVRLQ; this is translated from the coding sequence ATGCAACTCCTCAAAACAACCGACAACGATTTTGCCGTCAAGTTCAAAACACTGGTGAGCGATCGCCGGGAAGCAACGGTTGATGTTAGTGGTACAGTCAGAGATATCCTCGCCGATGTCAAAGGGCGGGGGGATGCGGCAGTTAAGGAATACACCAGTCGGTTTGACCATTTCAACCCGGAATCTTTACGTTTAAGTGCCATCTTCATTGCTGAACAAGCCGCTAAATGTCCGGCTGGAGTCAAAGCAGCCCTTGAACTCGCTGCTGAACGTATCAGTTCTTTCCACCACAAGCAATTACCCCAAGACATCGGCTACACCGACACCGTAGGCGTAAAACTCGGTTTAAATTGGGTGTCCCTTACCCAAGTCGGGATTTACGTCCCCGGAGGACGCGCCAGTTATCCTAGTTCTGTATTGATGAATGCCCTACCCGCCAAAATCGCCGGTGTGGAACGGATTGTGATGGCAGTACCTATGCCTCGCGGTGAAATTAATCCCGTTGTCTTGGCAGCTGCCCAAGTTGCGGGTGTGACAGAAATATATTGTATTGGTGGAGCGCAAGCAATAGCAGCCCTCGCCTATGGTACAGAAACTATTACCCCTGTAGATAAGATTGTCGGTCCCGGTAATGCCTACGTTGCAGAAGCCAAGCGTCAGGTATTCGGGACTGTGGGTATAGACAGTATCGCCGGCCCTTCAGAAATTTTGGTAGTAGCTGACGATAAAAACAACCCCGAATGGATAGCCTGGGATTTACTCTCCCAAGCAGAACACGACCCCAGCGCCCAGTCTATTTTAATTACCGACTCTGAAACCTTTGCCCAACAAGTCATCGCCGCAGTTGACCAAGTTATTCCTCAACTATCCACCCAAGCAGCCGCCAGCACCAGTTGGGAAAAGCATGGAGCAGTCATTATCGTCAATGATTTAGCAGACAGCATCCCCCTACTCAATCAACTAGCTCCCGAACACGTAGAATTGTGCGTAGACAATCCCCAATTACTAGCTAGCCAAATTAAATGCGCCGGCAGTATGTTTTTAGGACGCTACACCCCAGAAGCCATTGGCGATTATTTAGGCGGCCCCAATCATGTGCTACCTACTGCCCGTTCTGCCCGTTTTTCTTCTGGTTTAAGTGTTTACGACTTTATCAAGCGCATTACCTATTTAGAATGCAATCAAGCTGCATTGCAGGAAATCGGTCAAGCAGCGGTCACTTTAGCAGAAGCCGAAGGTTTACCCGCCCATGCTGGTAGTGTGGCTGTACGTTTGCAGTAA
- a CDS encoding aspartyl protease family protein produces MSNVEQFPFVNADTTLGEVGFRPYMPLVLASQQCAITTSALLDTGATVNVLPYPIGLDLGYVWERQTATLNLTGNLAQYEARVVVIQATVGKFEPVQLVFAWTKAVQVPMILGQVNFFMEFDVCFYRSQLYFAVSPKKKAPQ; encoded by the coding sequence ATGTCTAATGTTGAGCAGTTCCCTTTTGTCAACGCTGATACAACATTAGGGGAAGTTGGGTTTCGCCCATATATGCCACTTGTACTTGCAAGCCAGCAATGCGCCATAACAACATCCGCCCTGTTAGATACAGGTGCAACAGTAAACGTATTACCCTATCCAATAGGTCTTGATCTCGGATATGTTTGGGAACGTCAGACAGCAACTTTAAACTTAACGGGAAATCTTGCTCAGTATGAGGCTCGTGTTGTTGTGATTCAAGCAACAGTTGGTAAATTTGAACCTGTGCAACTCGTATTTGCTTGGACAAAAGCTGTGCAAGTTCCCATGATTTTAGGGCAAGTAAATTTTTTCATGGAGTTTGACGTTTGTTTTTATCGCTCACAGCTATATTTTGCAGTCAGTCCAAAGAAGAAAGCCCCACAATAA
- a CDS encoding NB-ARC domain-containing protein: protein MAKPERTYGLVVGIEKYHESQWNVLGGGQVHDALRFARWLCGCGVPQENIRLCLSSLVENDHLLGECELRVELATEQNLYDIVTNFLSQQSGDLLYIFWAGHGLISAERERRLICADATQQSWLNLDLNSLLLLLGSDRFGIRHHVCIIDACANYFLETHGRPTNLGGRIFPSGKPRTDSQQFVLLAAREGETAKVNTAEKTGYFSQAVREALAQANGSFPPNMLAVAEQVKQQFQTLDKKQLPTYFYYRNGDGDQEKYHYNPFDIPHNIQQSNAIKFVGRDNQLEKLHQLLQLNDVVVISDETGQGGVGKTELAIQYSWQHLEDYPGGCCWLNPQGTELGTQLVEFGMVNFPNFNPPQELSLNGKVAYCWRNWQAGKVLLVFDDVKDWQHIKDYLPAKGSRFKVLITTRINTGLTYPSLPLGELSPDAALELLTQLLGCDRVEKELEFAQKLCQFVGNIPIGLYQVAAYSREPRRVLC from the coding sequence ATGGCTAAACCGGAACGTACTTATGGGTTGGTGGTGGGGATTGAAAAATATCACGAATCTCAATGGAATGTACTTGGAGGGGGACAAGTCCATGATGCGCTGAGGTTTGCGCGGTGGTTGTGTGGGTGTGGTGTGCCACAGGAGAATATTCGGCTGTGTTTGTCGTCATTGGTAGAAAATGATCACTTGCTTGGGGAATGTGAGTTAAGGGTAGAGTTAGCGACAGAACAAAATCTCTATGATATTGTGACTAACTTTCTCTCTCAACAGTCGGGTGATTTACTCTACATTTTTTGGGCTGGGCATGGTTTGATTTCTGCGGAACGAGAACGCAGGTTGATTTGTGCTGATGCGACTCAACAGAGTTGGCTAAATTTAGATTTAAATTCTTTACTGCTGTTATTGGGTTCTGATAGGTTTGGCATTCGTCATCACGTCTGTATTATTGATGCCTGTGCTAATTATTTCTTGGAAACCCACGGAAGACCAACTAATTTAGGGGGAAGAATCTTTCCGAGTGGGAAGCCAAGAACGGATAGTCAGCAGTTTGTGTTACTGGCGGCGCGGGAGGGAGAAACAGCTAAGGTAAACACGGCAGAGAAAACGGGGTATTTTTCCCAAGCAGTGAGGGAGGCGTTAGCACAAGCGAATGGCAGCTTTCCGCCGAATATGTTGGCAGTTGCGGAACAAGTTAAGCAGCAATTTCAAACTTTAGATAAAAAACAACTCCCTACTTATTTTTATTACCGTAATGGGGATGGAGATCAAGAGAAATATCATTACAATCCTTTTGATATCCCCCACAATATTCAACAGAGTAACGCCATTAAATTTGTTGGTAGAGATAACCAATTAGAAAAACTGCACCAGCTATTACAGCTAAATGATGTCGTTGTAATTTCTGATGAAACTGGACAAGGTGGCGTAGGTAAAACAGAGTTAGCCATTCAATACTCATGGCAACATTTAGAAGATTATCCTGGCGGGTGTTGCTGGTTGAATCCCCAAGGTACTGAATTAGGAACACAGTTAGTAGAGTTTGGTATGGTGAATTTTCCTAACTTTAATCCTCCCCAGGAATTAAGTCTGAATGGTAAGGTGGCTTATTGCTGGCGGAATTGGCAAGCAGGCAAAGTTTTATTAGTGTTTGATGATGTTAAAGATTGGCAGCACATTAAAGACTATCTACCAGCTAAAGGTTCTCGGTTTAAGGTGTTAATCACGACTCGTATAAATACAGGCTTGACTTATCCCTCTCTGCCGTTAGGTGAATTGTCACCAGATGCAGCCTTAGAATTACTAACACAGCTATTGGGATGCGACAGAGTTGAAAAGGAATTAGAATTTGCCCAAAAACTTTGTCAGTTTGTGGGTAATATACCGATTGGGTTGTACCAAGTGGCAGCATACAGCCGAGAACCAAGGAGAGTGTTATGTTAA